A stretch of DNA from Mycolicibacterium celeriflavum:
CACCGCAGTGATCTAGGGTCGGCACCATGACGCTGAAGGTCGAAATGATCACGCTGGACTGCGAGGATCCCGACGAGCTGGCCCGGTGGTGGGCAGAGGCGGTCGACGGCGAAGTAACGCCTTTTGCACCAGGTGAATTCGTCACGGTGACGCGCGCCGACGGGCCGATTCTGGGCTTTCAGCGAGTGCCCGATCCGACGCCGGGCAAGAACAAGCTCCACATCGATTTCACGGCCACCGATGTGGAGGGGGAGGTCAAGCGCTTGGTGGGGCTTGGCGCCCACGAAACCGGCCGACACAGCTTCGGGGAGGAGTTCAACTGGGTGGTGCTGGCCGATCCCGCGGGCAACGCGTTCTGTATCGCCGCGGCAGGCTGACGCCAGGTCAGCCGAGTCGCTGCGCGAGCAGTTGCTTGGCCATTTCGGCGCCCTTGCGGCTGTCGGCTTGGGCCTTCTGGAACAACTCCACCACCGCGTTGTCGCCGTCGCGCTTGGCGTCTTCGATGTAGGTCTCCATCTTCAGCGCGTTCTCGAGGCACTGCTCGGTGTACCAGATCAGGTTGTAGTTCTTGTCCTTGGTTCCGGTTACCTGGCCGGTGTGGGCGGTTGTGGTCATGGGTCACCTTCCTTCCTTCCTTGTGACGTGGTTCGGCTACCCGATAGGTCGGCGGGGAAACCCATGTCGAAGCGGTGAGCGAGGCGCCCCAACCTAGAATGGCGTCGTGACGTCGGAGCTAACCCACGCCGGAAACGCTGTAGACACCGTCGACCGTGCCGCCGCCACACCCGATCAACCGCAACCGTTCCGTGAACTCGGTCTCAAGGACGACGAGTACCAGCGGATCCGCCAGATTCTGGGGCGCAGGCCGACCGACGCCGAGCTGGCGATGTACTCGGTGATGTGGAGCGAGCACTGCTCGTACAAGTCGTCGAAGGTGCATCTGCGCTACTTCGGCGAGACCACCACCGACGAGATGCGCAAGACGATGCTGGCCGGCATCGGGGAGAATGCCGGCGTCGTGGACATCGGTGACGGTTGGGCCGCCACCTTCAAGGTGGAATCGCACAACCACCCCTCCTACATCGAGCCCTACCAGGGGGCGGCCACCGGCGTCGGCGGCATCGTGCGCGACATCATGGCGATGGGCGCCCGCCCGGTCGCTGTCATGGATCAGTTGAGGTTCGGCGCGGCCGACGCGCCCGACACCCGCCGCGTCGTGGACGGGGTGGTGCGCGGCATCGGCGGGTACGGCAACTCGTTGGGACTGCCCAACATCGGCGGCGAAACGGTGTTCGACGCGTCCTACGCAGGCAACCCGCTGGTGAATGCGCTCTGCGTCGGGGTGCTGCGCAAGGAGGACCTGCACCTGGCGTTCGCGTCGGGAACCGGCAACAAGATCATCTTGTTTGGCGCCCGCACCGGCCTGGACGGCATCGGCGGCGTGTCGGTGCTGGCCTCGGAGACCTTCGGCGGCGACGAAGCCGGTGCGGGACGCAAGAAGCTGCCGAGCGTTCAGGTCGGTGACCCCTTCATGGAGAAGGTGCTCATCGAGTGCTGCCTCGAGCTGTACGCCAACGACCTGGTGGTCGGCATCCAAGACCTCGGTGGCGCCGGACTGTCTTGTGCCACAAGTGAACTGGCATCCGCGGGTGACGGCGGCATGCGCATCGAACTGGATACGGTGCCGTTGCGGGCGGCCAACATGACGCCCGCCGAGATCCTCTCGAGCGAATCGCAGGAGCGGATGTGCGCGGTCGTCACGCCCGACAACGTCGACAAATTCATGGCCGTCTGCCGCAAGTGGGAGGTGTTGGCCACCGTCATCGGCGAAGTGACCGACGGCGACCGGCTACAGATCACCTGGCACGGCGAGACCGTCGTCGACGTGCCACCGCGCACCGTCGCGCACGAAGGTCCGGTCTACGAGCGACCGGTACAGCGGCCCGACACGCAGGATGCGCTCAACGCCGACACCACGGCGAGCCTGCCGCGACCGTCGACCGGTGCGGAACTCAAAGCGACTCTGCTTGCGCTGCTGGGCAGTCCGCACCTGTGTAGTCGCGCATTCATCACCGAGCAGTACGACCGCTATGTGCGCGGCAACACCGTGCTGGCCGAGGACGCCGACGGCGGGTTGCTGCGCGTGGACGAGGCCACTGGCCGCGGCATCGCGATATCGACCGACGCGTCGGGCCGCTACACGGCGCTCGACCCGTACGCCGGGGCGCAATTGGCGCTGGCCGAGGCATACCGCAACGTTGCCGTCACCGGCGCGACCCCGGTCGCGGTGACGAACTGCCTGAACTTCGGCTCGCCGGAGGACCCCGGCGTGATGTGGCAGTTCAGTCAGGCCGTGCGCGGGTTGGCCGACGGTGCTGCGGCGCTGGGTATTCCGGTCACCGGCGGCAATGTCAGCTTCTACAACCAGACCGGCACCACGGCGATCCTGCCGACCCCGGTCGTCGGTGTACTCGGCGTGATCGACGACGTGAAGCGGCGCATTCCCACCGGTTTCGGCAACGAACCCGGCGAGACGCTGATGCTGCTCGGCGACACCCGCGACGAGTTCGACGGATCGATCTGGGCGCAGGTGACCGCAGACCATCTGGGCGGGCTGCCGCCCGAGGTGGACCTCGCGCGGGAGAAGCTGCTCGCCGAGGTGCTGACCGCCGCGTCCCGCGACGGTCTCGTCTCAGCCGCGCACGACCTGTCCGAGGGCGGGCTGATCCAAGCCGTCGTCGAGGCCGCGCTGCGCGGTGAAACCGGTTGCCGCATCGTGCTTCCCGAAGGCTGGCAAGAAGGAACAGCTCCGTTCACGTTCTTGTTCTCCGAATCCGCGGGCCGGGTGCTGGTTGCGGTGCCGCGAACTGAAGAGAGCCGGTTCCGCGCGATGTGCGAGGCCCGCGGCCTGCCTGCCACTCGCATCGGCGTGGTCGATGCGGCCAGCGATGCGATCGAGGTCCAAGGTCTGTTCACCGTTACCCTGGAGGACCTGCGCAGCACGTCAGAAAGCGTGCTGCCCGGGTTGTTCGGGTGAGCGAGCACACGCGACAACGACACCCGATACACGTCTGGGCGTGGCGCCTGGTCCGACTCGACTTCGTCGGCGTCGCGTTCGCTGCATTGTTCTTCTGCCTGTCGCTGACGCCGTCGCTGCTACCCCGTGACTGGCTGTTCGCAGGCCTGATCGGGGGCCTCAACGCCGCGATCGGCTACGGCATCGGCGTCTTCATCGCAAAAATGTTGCGCCGCTTTATGTTACGCCGCCGCGCCTGGTGGCCGCCATCCAAGCGGGTGTTGGTGGTGCTCAAGACCGCCACGGTGGCGTTGTCGATCGCCGCCAGCGTTCTGATGGTGATTCCGGCCGCGGCGTGGCAGCGACAGGTGTCGGCGGTGATGGGCATCGAGGGACCGGCCACACTCGGCTATCTGCGCACGCTGATCGTCGCGTTGTTGGTGGGCGGACTGTGCGTGGCTGTCGCACGCGTGCTGCTCGAGGTGATCAAGACGATGGCCCGGTTCTTCATCCGGCGCTGGCGTCTGCACGACGAGGTGGCGCTGTTCATCGGGACCGCCATCGTCGTCGTGCTTGCCATCACGCTGATCAACGGTGTGCTGGTGCGTGGCTTCCTCGCCGGCGCCAACCGGGTGTTCCAGCCGCAGAACACCACCACCCGGGAAGGCGTCATCCAACCGGCAGAACCGGAAAGATCCGGTAGCCCAGAGTCTTTCGCGGCCTGGGAGACATTGGGTTATCAGGGTCGAAACTTCGTCGCCACCGGTCCACGCGCCGACGAGCTCAGCGAACTCAACGGCGCGCCCGCCAAGGAGCCGATCCGGGTGTATGTCGGGCTGCAGACCGCCGAAACCGA
This window harbors:
- a CDS encoding VOC family protein, which produces MTLKVEMITLDCEDPDELARWWAEAVDGEVTPFAPGEFVTVTRADGPILGFQRVPDPTPGKNKLHIDFTATDVEGEVKRLVGLGAHETGRHSFGEEFNWVVLADPAGNAFCIAAAG
- the purL gene encoding phosphoribosylformylglycinamidine synthase subunit PurL; protein product: MTSELTHAGNAVDTVDRAAATPDQPQPFRELGLKDDEYQRIRQILGRRPTDAELAMYSVMWSEHCSYKSSKVHLRYFGETTTDEMRKTMLAGIGENAGVVDIGDGWAATFKVESHNHPSYIEPYQGAATGVGGIVRDIMAMGARPVAVMDQLRFGAADAPDTRRVVDGVVRGIGGYGNSLGLPNIGGETVFDASYAGNPLVNALCVGVLRKEDLHLAFASGTGNKIILFGARTGLDGIGGVSVLASETFGGDEAGAGRKKLPSVQVGDPFMEKVLIECCLELYANDLVVGIQDLGGAGLSCATSELASAGDGGMRIELDTVPLRAANMTPAEILSSESQERMCAVVTPDNVDKFMAVCRKWEVLATVIGEVTDGDRLQITWHGETVVDVPPRTVAHEGPVYERPVQRPDTQDALNADTTASLPRPSTGAELKATLLALLGSPHLCSRAFITEQYDRYVRGNTVLAEDADGGLLRVDEATGRGIAISTDASGRYTALDPYAGAQLALAEAYRNVAVTGATPVAVTNCLNFGSPEDPGVMWQFSQAVRGLADGAAALGIPVTGGNVSFYNQTGTTAILPTPVVGVLGVIDDVKRRIPTGFGNEPGETLMLLGDTRDEFDGSIWAQVTADHLGGLPPEVDLAREKLLAEVLTAASRDGLVSAAHDLSEGGLIQAVVEAALRGETGCRIVLPEGWQEGTAPFTFLFSESAGRVLVAVPRTEESRFRAMCEARGLPATRIGVVDAASDAIEVQGLFTVTLEDLRSTSESVLPGLFG